One Branchiostoma floridae strain S238N-H82 chromosome 1, Bfl_VNyyK, whole genome shotgun sequence genomic region harbors:
- the LOC118415089 gene encoding tetratricopeptide repeat protein 27-like isoform X1 → MDARADDSHVLRTSLELDILNGITCVTDVGENTAEVDRLCGHLCKGDYGQVLKTAAARNILGTDRDVPARQPYPDFLSRQVQEYLSNTGDDTACDTPLDRELCVLQTGIACLQMFVQSNWTGPPVGGNQTDILPQAYRQEQKDLLETVGQALTCDGESVYPLCSNLLYFLAARTLLMDNYHHLTHCQTASWWGLRCVWVHQQLMEESRLPSLQKLALKYIQDVTEKLSWSTVTAKEEVLFSDSCRWLQVLYQLEAGYTCLHYYQYKAAQEHFSTAAKLARLQVELTGAMGKRTRFQRGDKPQLVLQVCREGDFQLEQPEKGDAPTPKDVALDDDTLLNQMKLTDPDQVEAADLSSVEQALVLGLCINRKINNPKDKLTEEEVLAYVYYLLGQPRDWSVQTAALLLRSRGEKESSRKVERSMMQLQSLVDQYKSSTPSAHVRLSQLYSVALPPRWIMERELAQVLISLGAVSSALDVFLRLHMWEDAITCYQQLGRYQKAEQLIRDQLAVQETPTLLCLLGDVTGEKQHYEKAWELSNHRSARAQRSLGWVNFKEEKFSEAITCFEKSVEINGLQNSVWFALGCAGMSAQRYDVSARGFSRCVIIDYDNFEAWNNLATSYIRMNQKQKAFRALQESLRCNFEHWKIWENYLVVCTDIGEFEELVAAYHRMLDLKDKHADVPVLEVLVDAVSQDLQDNSGRPASRLRGKAVELFGRLTSKVTSNAQIWRLYARLHGDGHSEDAQENEKALQCLQKAHRCSTQTSGWDREPASAGEVMDQALLLAQAAMAVSKRKTNSTEAIQTLSAAKMALRQVGTKVRQGHTDAMTGQVQEDLAGRLADVDQTLATIQDLIDSLRS, encoded by the exons ATGGACGCACGAGCAGACGACAGCCATGTGCTCCGTACTTCTTTGGAACTGGACATCCTGAATGGCATTACCTGTGTCACTGATGTAGGCGAAAACACAG CAGAAGTTGATAGGCTCTGTGGACACCTGTGCAAGGGAGACTATGGACAGGTGCTGAAGACTGCTGCAGCCAGAAACATCCTGGGAACAGACCGGGATGTTCCAGCAAGACAGCCCTACCCAGACTTCCTCAGCAGGCAGGTACAGGAGTACCTGTCTAACACAGGGGATGACACAGCTTGTGATACACCGCTAGACAG GGAGCTGTGTGTTCTCCAGACCGGGATAGCCTGCCTACAGATGTTTGTCCAGTCCAACTGGACCGGTCCACCCGTGGGGGGGAACCAGACTGACATCCTCCCACAGGCTTACAGACAGGAACAAAAG GATTTGTTAGAGACAGTTGGGCAGGCCCTAACCTGTGACGGGGAGAGCGTCTACCCTCTGTGCTCCAACCTGCTGTACTTCCTGGCAGCTCGGACACTGCTGATGGACAACTATCACCACCTCACGCACTGTCAG ACTGCAAGTTGGTGGGGCCTGAGATGTGTGTGGGTACACCAGCAGCTCATGGAAGAGTCTAGGCTGCCATCTCTCCAGAAACTGGCTCTCAAATACATACAAGATG TTACAGAGAAGCTTTCTTGGTCCACAGTTACAGCGAAGGAAGAAGTGCTGTTCTCCGACAGCTGCAGGTGGCTGCAGGTGCTGTACCAGCTGGAAGCAGGCTACACCTGTCTGCACTACTACCAGTACAAAGCAGCACAGGAACACTTCAGCACTGCTGCGAAGCTGGCTCGTCTCCAGGTGGAACTCACAG GTGCCATGGGGAAAAGAACACGGTTTCAGCGGGGAGACAAGCCACAGCTGGTGCTGCAGGTTTGCAGGGAGGGAGACTTTCAACTGGAACAGCCAGAAAAGGGGGATGCACCTACTCCTAAG GATGTAGCCCTGGATGATGACACGCTACTGAACCAGATGAAGCTGACTGACCCGGACCAGGTGGAGGCTGCTGATCTCTCATCTGTAGAACAAGCCCTTGTGTTGGGCCTGTG CATCAACAGGAAGATAAACAATCCTAAGGACAAACTGACTGAAGAAGAGGTCTTAGCATATGTCTAT TACCTGCTGGGCCAGCCCCGTGATTGGTCGGTGCAGACAGCCGCACTGCTGCTCAGATCTCGTGGGGAGAAAGAGAGCAGCCGTAAGGTGGAGCGGTCCATGATGCAGCTTCAG tcgtTGGTTGACCAGTATAAGTCATCGACTCCCTCTGCCCATGTCAGACTGAGTCAGCTGTACAGTGTGGCCCTGCCACCTCGATGGATCATGGAG AGAGAGTTGGCGCAGGTACTGATCAGCCTGGGTGCCGTCAGCAGCGCCCTGGACGTGTTCCTGCGGCTGCACATGTGGGAGGACGCCATCACCTGCTACCAGCAGCTGGGTAGGTACCAGAAGGCAGAGCAGCTGATCCGGGACCAGCTGGCCGTCCAGGAGACTCCAACGCTCCTGTGTCTGCTGGGGGATGTCACAGGG GAGAAGCAGCATTACGAGAAGGCCTGGGAACTCTCTAACCACAGGAGTGCTCGTGCCCAACGTAGTCTGGGCTGGGTCAACTTTAAGGAGGAAAAG TTTTCTGAAGCAATCACCTGTTTCGAGAAGTCTGTAGAGATCAATGGACTTCAG AATTCCGTGTGGTTTGCCCTGGGCTGTGCTGGGATGTCTGCTCAGAGGTATGACGTTAGTGCCCGTGGGTTCTCCAGATGTGTCATCATAGATTATGAC AACTTTGAGGCTTGGAATAACCTTGCTACATCCTACATCAGGATGAACCAAAA ACAGAAGGCATTCCGAGCCCTCCAGGAGTCCCTGAGGTGCAACTTTGAGCACTGGAAGATCTGGGAGAACTATTTAGTG GTTTGCACAGACATCGGTGAGTTTGAGGAGCTGGTGGCAGCTTATCATCGAATGCTAGACCTGAAGGACAAACATGCTGATGTTCCA GTGCTTGAAGTGCTGGTAGATGCTGTGAGCCAAGACCTGCAGGACAATAGTGGCAGACCAG CTTCCAGACTGAGGGGCAAGGCTGTGGAGTTGTTTGGTAGACTGACATCAAAGGTCACCAGCAATGCCCAGATATGGCGGCTCTATGCCAGACTGCATGGGGATGGGCATAGTGAGGATGCACAGGAAAATGAGAAG GCCCTGCAGTGCCTACAAAAGGCCCATCGCTGCAGCACACAGACCTCGGGATGGGACCGGGAGCCAGCCTCCGCAGGGGAGGTCATGGACCAAGCACTGCTCCTAGCTCAGG CTGCCATGGCAGTGAGCAAGAGGAAGACCAACTCCACTGAAGCCATCCAAACCCTGTCGGCTGCCAAGATGGCACTGCGGCAGGTTGGGACCAAGGTTCGTCAGGGGCACACCGACGCCATGACAGGACAGGTGCAGGAGGACCTGGCTGGCAGACTGGCTGATGTGGACCAGACTCTGGCGACAATACAGGATCTCATAGACAGTCTGAGGAGCTAG
- the LOC118416847 gene encoding dynein regulatory complex subunit 7-like, with product MDENAENNGDQANNKAEETEENEGELSVDDLRAELEKIDIEVPEVEISEVHIQQEDAYAEFPMSYKENTNKEKLILAYAENFRRQYVHLYRDRKPLLLNPVNECGIEKFVSTTIRPTLLPFQELYGYDNCAEFVADYLEFQALDPPVDLPNQLVSPTTALKRQKGNSFDFATLLCSMLLGAGYDAYCVSGYATREICLMDQTRDICPLMKKKGELKSEEKKKEVRKYQVKPPKDLRSKFDLKMQARREAEEEAKAAERRKEEEARISELEKPKPDALHGLRIHCWVLVLSGKREVPDSFFIEPLTGNTYPTEDDKFLGIESVWNHQNYWVNMQDCSNGCKDLSFDLGDSAKWEYLLHSSEKPSLEIPDVEAELYEGLDDDEEEQEDERHLEMPPSWVHPILVTPKEYETRCPLGKKTILYKKARLEKFARYLLKDGMITKLSVYDDYELRNLLSVKEWFVNRQDKLELRVHNHRTGLITEYMQQGRLDCMKEHTYKSGSPGPETDRTMVFYDKARVDGLVKREETPTEMMEHFKDRDDFLYYRHVVFSKRMKKFGASTDANHRPILKITERFHRNKEKIAGEDVSECVFHISEDRIQLTFHCEDKRVTASTREFIKPPNANDKSQTITMTPDMTSTFQVDTTKKSPKNLYIYNMLVSLVEAEDQSVQAIRASEEEIKECLLERIREETVSELSISVYDTERNEKAKQHRKELERQQLEEKLRRQEQELDYLAPFLAQMGDPEKIARQQAFKLKEDCLADLKQRLIDKANLIQSRFEKETQELQKRQQWYQQNQVSMTKEDEEEYLAYCSEAMFRIHILELRLNRHKEMAPHKYMALEQKIRTDGRLSDYF from the exons ATGGACGAAAACGCGGAAAATAACGGAGACCAGGCCAATAACAAGGCCGAGGAAACCGAGGAGAATGAGGGGGAGTTGTCAGTTGACGATCTAAGAGCTGAGCTGGAGAAAATCGACATAGAGGTGCCCGAAGTGGAAAT TTCAGAAGTGCACATACAGCAGGAGGACGCATATGCAGAGTTCCCCATGTCCTACAAGGAGAACACCAACAAGGAGAAGCTGATCCTAGCCTATGCAGAGAACTTCCGCAGACAGTATGTCCACCTGTACCGGGACAGAAAACCACTCCTTCTCAACCCTGTCAATGAGTGTGGCATTGAG AAATTTGTGAGCACCACCATCCGGCCCACCCTGCTGCCCTTCCAGGAGCTGTACGGCTATGACAACTGTGCTGAGTTTGTGGCAGACTATCTGGAGTTCCAGGCACTGGACCCGCCAGTGGACTTG CCAAACCAGCTGGTCTCCCCAACCACAGCACTGAAGAGACAGAAGGGCAACAGTTTTGACTTTGCTACATTGCTGTGCTCCATGCTGTTGGGTGCTGGATACGATGCGTACTGTGTGAGTGGGTATGCCACCCGTGAGATCTGCCTGATGGATCAGACCAGGGATATCTGCCCACTGATGAAGAAGAAAGGAGAG CTGAAGTctgaggagaagaagaaagaggtgCGTAAGTACCAAGTCAAGCCTCCCAAGGACCTGCGCAGTAAGTTTGATCTGAAGATGCAGGCTAGGAGAGAGGCAGAGGAGGAGGCCAAAGCAGCAGAGAGGAGAAAGGAGGAGGAGGCACGGATCAGT GAACTGGAGAAGCCAAAGCCTGATGCCCTGCATGGCCTGCGTATCCACTGCTGGGTGCTGGTGTTATCAGGCAAGAGGGAGGTGCCTGACAGCTTCTTCATCGAGCCACTGACTGGCAACACTTACCCCACAGAAGATGACAAGTTCCTGGGGATTGAGTCAGTCTGGAACCACCAGAATTACTGGGTCAACATGCAGGACTGCTCAAATGGATGTAAG GACCTGAGTTTTGACCTGGGTGACTCGGCTAAGTGGGAGTACCTGCTCCACAGCTCAGAGAAGCCCAGTCTGGAGATCCCTGATGTGGAGGCTGAGTTGTACGAGGGCCTGGATGATGATGAG GAGGAACAAGAAGACGAGAGACACCTTGAAATGCCACCATCTTGGGTTCATCCCATCCTTGTCACACCAAAAG AATATGAGACACGGTGTCCACTTGGCAAGAAGACCATCCTGTACAAGAAGGCTCGGCTGGAGAAGTTTGCTCGGTACCTGCTGAAGGACGGCATGATCACCAAGTTGTCTGTTTATGATGACTACGAGT TGAGGAACCTTCTGTCAGTGAAGGAGTGGTTTGTGAACAGGCAGGACAAGCTAGAGCTGAGAGTTCATAATCATCGCACTGGGCTTATCACAGAATACATGCAGCAGGGCAGGCTGGATTGCATGAAAG AGCACACCTATAAGTCTGGCAGCCCAGGTCCAGAGACAGATCGCACCATGGTGTTCTATGACAAGGCTCGTGTGGATGGACTTGTGAAGAGGGAGGAGACTCCCACAGAAATGATGGAACACTTCAAAGACAGGGACGACTTTCTGTACTACAGACATGTGGTCTTCAGCAAGCGGATGAAGAAGTTTGGGGCCTCAACAGATGCGAACCATAGACCAATCTTG AAAATCACTGAGAGATTCCACAGGAACAAGGAAAAGATTGCTGGTGAGGATGTATCGGAGTGCGTTTTCCATATTTCGGAAGACCGTATCCAGCTGACGTTCCACTGTGAGGACAAAAGGGTGACTGCCTCCACTCGTGAGTTCATCAAGCCTCCCAATGCCAACGACAAGAGCCAGACTATCACCATGACTCCGGACATGACTTCCACCTTCCAGGTTGACACAACAAAGAAGTCGCCTAAGAACCTGTACATCTATAACATGCTGGTGTCCCTGGTGGAGGCAGAGGACCAGTCTGTACAGGCTATCAGGGCTTCAGAGGAAGAG ATTAAGGAGTGCCTGCTTGAGCGCATCAGAGAGGAAACAGTGTCCGAGCTCTCCATCTCAGTTTACGACACAGAGAGGAATGAGAAAGCCAAGCAACACAGGAAAGAACTG GAGCGTCAGCAGCTGGAGGAAAAGTTACGTCGCCAGGAGCAGGAGCTAGACTACCTGGCCCCCTTCCTGGCACAGATGGGAGATCCTGAGAAGATCGCTCGACAACAGGCCTTCAAACTGAAGGAGGACTGCCTGGCTGACCTCAAACAGAGACTGATCGACAAGGCTAACCTCATCCAGAGCAGGTTTGAGAAG GAGACCCAGGAACTGCAGAAGAGGCAGCAGTGGTACCAGCAGAACCAAGTGTCCATGACTAAGGAGGATGAGGAGGAGTACCTGGCCTACTGCTCGGAGGCCATGTTCAGGATCCACATACTGGAACTCAGGCTTAACAG ACACAAGGAGATGGCCCCCCATAAGTACATGGCCCTGGAACAGAAGATCCGCACAGATGGTCGACTGTCTGATTACTTTTGA
- the LOC118416857 gene encoding protein dpy-30 homolog produces the protein MADEQQPMQTGDAGNAATGDPQPMETPHEKLGLTENVQKMITAEKEAAEKPIKQKVELQSLPTRAYLDQTVVPILLQGLSTLAKERPPNPIEYLAAYLLKNKSKFEEQ, from the coding sequence ATGGCGGACGAACAGCAGCCCATGCAGACCGGAGACGCGGGAAACGCCGCTACTGGCGATCCTCAGCCCATGGAGACGCCGCACGAGAAGCTGGGGCTTACCGAGAACGTGCAGAAAATGATAACAGCCGAGAAGGAAGCGGCAGAAAAGCCGATAAAGCAGAAAGTCGAACTGCAGTCCCTGCCGACGCGGGCTTATTTGGACCAAACAGTCGTTCCCATCCTTCTGCAGGGACTTTCCACCCTGGCGAAAGAGCGTCCACCCAACCCCATAGAGTATCTTGCAGCCTATCTACTCAagaacaaatctaagttcgagGAACAGTGA
- the LOC118415089 gene encoding tetratricopeptide repeat protein 27-like isoform X2, producing the protein MDARADDSHVLRTSLELDILNGITCVTDVGENTEVDRLCGHLCKGDYGQVLKTAAARNILGTDRDVPARQPYPDFLSRQVQEYLSNTGDDTACDTPLDRELCVLQTGIACLQMFVQSNWTGPPVGGNQTDILPQAYRQEQKDLLETVGQALTCDGESVYPLCSNLLYFLAARTLLMDNYHHLTHCQTASWWGLRCVWVHQQLMEESRLPSLQKLALKYIQDVTEKLSWSTVTAKEEVLFSDSCRWLQVLYQLEAGYTCLHYYQYKAAQEHFSTAAKLARLQVELTGAMGKRTRFQRGDKPQLVLQVCREGDFQLEQPEKGDAPTPKDVALDDDTLLNQMKLTDPDQVEAADLSSVEQALVLGLCINRKINNPKDKLTEEEVLAYVYYLLGQPRDWSVQTAALLLRSRGEKESSRKVERSMMQLQSLVDQYKSSTPSAHVRLSQLYSVALPPRWIMERELAQVLISLGAVSSALDVFLRLHMWEDAITCYQQLGRYQKAEQLIRDQLAVQETPTLLCLLGDVTGEKQHYEKAWELSNHRSARAQRSLGWVNFKEEKFSEAITCFEKSVEINGLQNSVWFALGCAGMSAQRYDVSARGFSRCVIIDYDNFEAWNNLATSYIRMNQKQKAFRALQESLRCNFEHWKIWENYLVVCTDIGEFEELVAAYHRMLDLKDKHADVPVLEVLVDAVSQDLQDNSGRPASRLRGKAVELFGRLTSKVTSNAQIWRLYARLHGDGHSEDAQENEKALQCLQKAHRCSTQTSGWDREPASAGEVMDQALLLAQAAMAVSKRKTNSTEAIQTLSAAKMALRQVGTKVRQGHTDAMTGQVQEDLAGRLADVDQTLATIQDLIDSLRS; encoded by the exons ATGGACGCACGAGCAGACGACAGCCATGTGCTCCGTACTTCTTTGGAACTGGACATCCTGAATGGCATTACCTGTGTCACTGATGTAGGCGAAAACACAG AAGTTGATAGGCTCTGTGGACACCTGTGCAAGGGAGACTATGGACAGGTGCTGAAGACTGCTGCAGCCAGAAACATCCTGGGAACAGACCGGGATGTTCCAGCAAGACAGCCCTACCCAGACTTCCTCAGCAGGCAGGTACAGGAGTACCTGTCTAACACAGGGGATGACACAGCTTGTGATACACCGCTAGACAG GGAGCTGTGTGTTCTCCAGACCGGGATAGCCTGCCTACAGATGTTTGTCCAGTCCAACTGGACCGGTCCACCCGTGGGGGGGAACCAGACTGACATCCTCCCACAGGCTTACAGACAGGAACAAAAG GATTTGTTAGAGACAGTTGGGCAGGCCCTAACCTGTGACGGGGAGAGCGTCTACCCTCTGTGCTCCAACCTGCTGTACTTCCTGGCAGCTCGGACACTGCTGATGGACAACTATCACCACCTCACGCACTGTCAG ACTGCAAGTTGGTGGGGCCTGAGATGTGTGTGGGTACACCAGCAGCTCATGGAAGAGTCTAGGCTGCCATCTCTCCAGAAACTGGCTCTCAAATACATACAAGATG TTACAGAGAAGCTTTCTTGGTCCACAGTTACAGCGAAGGAAGAAGTGCTGTTCTCCGACAGCTGCAGGTGGCTGCAGGTGCTGTACCAGCTGGAAGCAGGCTACACCTGTCTGCACTACTACCAGTACAAAGCAGCACAGGAACACTTCAGCACTGCTGCGAAGCTGGCTCGTCTCCAGGTGGAACTCACAG GTGCCATGGGGAAAAGAACACGGTTTCAGCGGGGAGACAAGCCACAGCTGGTGCTGCAGGTTTGCAGGGAGGGAGACTTTCAACTGGAACAGCCAGAAAAGGGGGATGCACCTACTCCTAAG GATGTAGCCCTGGATGATGACACGCTACTGAACCAGATGAAGCTGACTGACCCGGACCAGGTGGAGGCTGCTGATCTCTCATCTGTAGAACAAGCCCTTGTGTTGGGCCTGTG CATCAACAGGAAGATAAACAATCCTAAGGACAAACTGACTGAAGAAGAGGTCTTAGCATATGTCTAT TACCTGCTGGGCCAGCCCCGTGATTGGTCGGTGCAGACAGCCGCACTGCTGCTCAGATCTCGTGGGGAGAAAGAGAGCAGCCGTAAGGTGGAGCGGTCCATGATGCAGCTTCAG tcgtTGGTTGACCAGTATAAGTCATCGACTCCCTCTGCCCATGTCAGACTGAGTCAGCTGTACAGTGTGGCCCTGCCACCTCGATGGATCATGGAG AGAGAGTTGGCGCAGGTACTGATCAGCCTGGGTGCCGTCAGCAGCGCCCTGGACGTGTTCCTGCGGCTGCACATGTGGGAGGACGCCATCACCTGCTACCAGCAGCTGGGTAGGTACCAGAAGGCAGAGCAGCTGATCCGGGACCAGCTGGCCGTCCAGGAGACTCCAACGCTCCTGTGTCTGCTGGGGGATGTCACAGGG GAGAAGCAGCATTACGAGAAGGCCTGGGAACTCTCTAACCACAGGAGTGCTCGTGCCCAACGTAGTCTGGGCTGGGTCAACTTTAAGGAGGAAAAG TTTTCTGAAGCAATCACCTGTTTCGAGAAGTCTGTAGAGATCAATGGACTTCAG AATTCCGTGTGGTTTGCCCTGGGCTGTGCTGGGATGTCTGCTCAGAGGTATGACGTTAGTGCCCGTGGGTTCTCCAGATGTGTCATCATAGATTATGAC AACTTTGAGGCTTGGAATAACCTTGCTACATCCTACATCAGGATGAACCAAAA ACAGAAGGCATTCCGAGCCCTCCAGGAGTCCCTGAGGTGCAACTTTGAGCACTGGAAGATCTGGGAGAACTATTTAGTG GTTTGCACAGACATCGGTGAGTTTGAGGAGCTGGTGGCAGCTTATCATCGAATGCTAGACCTGAAGGACAAACATGCTGATGTTCCA GTGCTTGAAGTGCTGGTAGATGCTGTGAGCCAAGACCTGCAGGACAATAGTGGCAGACCAG CTTCCAGACTGAGGGGCAAGGCTGTGGAGTTGTTTGGTAGACTGACATCAAAGGTCACCAGCAATGCCCAGATATGGCGGCTCTATGCCAGACTGCATGGGGATGGGCATAGTGAGGATGCACAGGAAAATGAGAAG GCCCTGCAGTGCCTACAAAAGGCCCATCGCTGCAGCACACAGACCTCGGGATGGGACCGGGAGCCAGCCTCCGCAGGGGAGGTCATGGACCAAGCACTGCTCCTAGCTCAGG CTGCCATGGCAGTGAGCAAGAGGAAGACCAACTCCACTGAAGCCATCCAAACCCTGTCGGCTGCCAAGATGGCACTGCGGCAGGTTGGGACCAAGGTTCGTCAGGGGCACACCGACGCCATGACAGGACAGGTGCAGGAGGACCTGGCTGGCAGACTGGCTGATGTGGACCAGACTCTGGCGACAATACAGGATCTCATAGACAGTCTGAGGAGCTAG
- the LOC118415089 gene encoding tetratricopeptide repeat protein 27-like isoform X3, with amino-acid sequence MDARADDSHVLRTSLELDILNGITCVTDVGENTAEVDRLCGHLCKGDYGQVLKTAAARNILGTDRDVPARQPYPDFLSRQVQEYLSNTGDDTACDTPLDRELCVLQTGIACLQMFVQSNWTGPPVGGNQTDILPQAYRQEQKDLLETVGQALTCDGESVYPLCSNLLYFLAARTLLMDNYHHLTHCQTASWWGLRCVWVHQQLMEESRLPSLQKLALKYIQDVTAKEEVLFSDSCRWLQVLYQLEAGYTCLHYYQYKAAQEHFSTAAKLARLQVELTGAMGKRTRFQRGDKPQLVLQVCREGDFQLEQPEKGDAPTPKDVALDDDTLLNQMKLTDPDQVEAADLSSVEQALVLGLCINRKINNPKDKLTEEEVLAYVYYLLGQPRDWSVQTAALLLRSRGEKESSRKVERSMMQLQSLVDQYKSSTPSAHVRLSQLYSVALPPRWIMERELAQVLISLGAVSSALDVFLRLHMWEDAITCYQQLGRYQKAEQLIRDQLAVQETPTLLCLLGDVTGEKQHYEKAWELSNHRSARAQRSLGWVNFKEEKFSEAITCFEKSVEINGLQNSVWFALGCAGMSAQRYDVSARGFSRCVIIDYDNFEAWNNLATSYIRMNQKQKAFRALQESLRCNFEHWKIWENYLVVCTDIGEFEELVAAYHRMLDLKDKHADVPVLEVLVDAVSQDLQDNSGRPASRLRGKAVELFGRLTSKVTSNAQIWRLYARLHGDGHSEDAQENEKALQCLQKAHRCSTQTSGWDREPASAGEVMDQALLLAQAAMAVSKRKTNSTEAIQTLSAAKMALRQVGTKVRQGHTDAMTGQVQEDLAGRLADVDQTLATIQDLIDSLRS; translated from the exons ATGGACGCACGAGCAGACGACAGCCATGTGCTCCGTACTTCTTTGGAACTGGACATCCTGAATGGCATTACCTGTGTCACTGATGTAGGCGAAAACACAG CAGAAGTTGATAGGCTCTGTGGACACCTGTGCAAGGGAGACTATGGACAGGTGCTGAAGACTGCTGCAGCCAGAAACATCCTGGGAACAGACCGGGATGTTCCAGCAAGACAGCCCTACCCAGACTTCCTCAGCAGGCAGGTACAGGAGTACCTGTCTAACACAGGGGATGACACAGCTTGTGATACACCGCTAGACAG GGAGCTGTGTGTTCTCCAGACCGGGATAGCCTGCCTACAGATGTTTGTCCAGTCCAACTGGACCGGTCCACCCGTGGGGGGGAACCAGACTGACATCCTCCCACAGGCTTACAGACAGGAACAAAAG GATTTGTTAGAGACAGTTGGGCAGGCCCTAACCTGTGACGGGGAGAGCGTCTACCCTCTGTGCTCCAACCTGCTGTACTTCCTGGCAGCTCGGACACTGCTGATGGACAACTATCACCACCTCACGCACTGTCAG ACTGCAAGTTGGTGGGGCCTGAGATGTGTGTGGGTACACCAGCAGCTCATGGAAGAGTCTAGGCTGCCATCTCTCCAGAAACTGGCTCTCAAATACATACAAGATG TTACAGCGAAGGAAGAAGTGCTGTTCTCCGACAGCTGCAGGTGGCTGCAGGTGCTGTACCAGCTGGAAGCAGGCTACACCTGTCTGCACTACTACCAGTACAAAGCAGCACAGGAACACTTCAGCACTGCTGCGAAGCTGGCTCGTCTCCAGGTGGAACTCACAG GTGCCATGGGGAAAAGAACACGGTTTCAGCGGGGAGACAAGCCACAGCTGGTGCTGCAGGTTTGCAGGGAGGGAGACTTTCAACTGGAACAGCCAGAAAAGGGGGATGCACCTACTCCTAAG GATGTAGCCCTGGATGATGACACGCTACTGAACCAGATGAAGCTGACTGACCCGGACCAGGTGGAGGCTGCTGATCTCTCATCTGTAGAACAAGCCCTTGTGTTGGGCCTGTG CATCAACAGGAAGATAAACAATCCTAAGGACAAACTGACTGAAGAAGAGGTCTTAGCATATGTCTAT TACCTGCTGGGCCAGCCCCGTGATTGGTCGGTGCAGACAGCCGCACTGCTGCTCAGATCTCGTGGGGAGAAAGAGAGCAGCCGTAAGGTGGAGCGGTCCATGATGCAGCTTCAG tcgtTGGTTGACCAGTATAAGTCATCGACTCCCTCTGCCCATGTCAGACTGAGTCAGCTGTACAGTGTGGCCCTGCCACCTCGATGGATCATGGAG AGAGAGTTGGCGCAGGTACTGATCAGCCTGGGTGCCGTCAGCAGCGCCCTGGACGTGTTCCTGCGGCTGCACATGTGGGAGGACGCCATCACCTGCTACCAGCAGCTGGGTAGGTACCAGAAGGCAGAGCAGCTGATCCGGGACCAGCTGGCCGTCCAGGAGACTCCAACGCTCCTGTGTCTGCTGGGGGATGTCACAGGG GAGAAGCAGCATTACGAGAAGGCCTGGGAACTCTCTAACCACAGGAGTGCTCGTGCCCAACGTAGTCTGGGCTGGGTCAACTTTAAGGAGGAAAAG TTTTCTGAAGCAATCACCTGTTTCGAGAAGTCTGTAGAGATCAATGGACTTCAG AATTCCGTGTGGTTTGCCCTGGGCTGTGCTGGGATGTCTGCTCAGAGGTATGACGTTAGTGCCCGTGGGTTCTCCAGATGTGTCATCATAGATTATGAC AACTTTGAGGCTTGGAATAACCTTGCTACATCCTACATCAGGATGAACCAAAA ACAGAAGGCATTCCGAGCCCTCCAGGAGTCCCTGAGGTGCAACTTTGAGCACTGGAAGATCTGGGAGAACTATTTAGTG GTTTGCACAGACATCGGTGAGTTTGAGGAGCTGGTGGCAGCTTATCATCGAATGCTAGACCTGAAGGACAAACATGCTGATGTTCCA GTGCTTGAAGTGCTGGTAGATGCTGTGAGCCAAGACCTGCAGGACAATAGTGGCAGACCAG CTTCCAGACTGAGGGGCAAGGCTGTGGAGTTGTTTGGTAGACTGACATCAAAGGTCACCAGCAATGCCCAGATATGGCGGCTCTATGCCAGACTGCATGGGGATGGGCATAGTGAGGATGCACAGGAAAATGAGAAG GCCCTGCAGTGCCTACAAAAGGCCCATCGCTGCAGCACACAGACCTCGGGATGGGACCGGGAGCCAGCCTCCGCAGGGGAGGTCATGGACCAAGCACTGCTCCTAGCTCAGG CTGCCATGGCAGTGAGCAAGAGGAAGACCAACTCCACTGAAGCCATCCAAACCCTGTCGGCTGCCAAGATGGCACTGCGGCAGGTTGGGACCAAGGTTCGTCAGGGGCACACCGACGCCATGACAGGACAGGTGCAGGAGGACCTGGCTGGCAGACTGGCTGATGTGGACCAGACTCTGGCGACAATACAGGATCTCATAGACAGTCTGAGGAGCTAG